The genomic segment AAAATAATAATAGAGTATAAAGAATTAAAAAAAGTTCAAAAAATCATAATAAGCGATAATGCAGGGGGAATTGCAGATAATATAATTGATAAAATTTTTGACCCTTATTTTTCTACAAAAGAGAATAAAAATGGAACGGGTATTGGATTATATATGTGTAAAACTATTATTGAAAAACATTTTGATGGTAAAATAACAGTATCTAATAAAAAAGATGGTGCTTGTTTTGAAATAGTTATTTCAAAGTAAAGAAAAAGTTCTTTACTTTGTTAATTTGAAGGATAGTTTTCTTCTAGTTTAGAGTATAGTTCATCAAAACTTACATTTTCCATATCTTCTAGTAAAGAAACCATAACAACATTGTCTTCATTACCATTCCATGTTTTGATATAAGTTCCTTCTTTATAACCATGATCTTGTCTAAATTTATTTAAACAATTTTTACCAATATAAAGTTTTTGAAGCCATGTAAATGAAAGTCCAGAAATTTTACAACATCTAAAGAATTGATCAATAAACCTTTCAATTCCACTAAATGATGGCATATTTCCTGTTTCTATTGCAAGTGAAATATAAGATAATTTTTCTGCTTCTTTCACCATTGCTTTTACATCTATATCTTCTGATGCTTCATAAATACAATGAGTATTTACTAATGAAACAGCTCTAGGAACATTTGTTTCTTGTAAAATATAAGACATTAAAAAATGCCAAATATCAACTAGCTCAACATGAATATTATTCATATCAGGTTCTGAATTAATATTCTTCCAATGTTTCCAAGGAGTAGAATCAATTAACTCTGCAACTTCCATATGAATACATCTAAGCCAGTTAATCTCTTTTCCAAACTTATTTCTACCTAATTCCCAATTCTTACCATTTGTAGAGTCATTTAACTCTTTTTGTAGTAAAAACATCTCTTCTAATTTATGTGGAAAAGAAGATGCTTCTTCTAAAAGCTCTGCTAAAGGTAAGCACTCTTCAATTAATGTATCTAATGATTTATTATTTGGTAAGTCCTTATCTCCTTTTAATAAATGAATAATTAATGATACTATATAAGGAACTTCATCTTTCTCTTCCCATTCTAAAATATCAGAAGATGTAACTCCAATATATTGGACAAAATCTTCAATAGAAAGGAAACCAAGAGACTTAATACTATCTTTTAAA from the Arcobacter sp. CECT 8983 genome contains:
- a CDS encoding dUTP diphosphatase; amino-acid sequence: MLYKDLKDSIKSLGFLSIEDFVQYIGVTSSDILEWEEKDEVPYIVSLIIHLLKGDKDLPNNKSLDTLIEECLPLAELLEEASSFPHKLEEMFLLQKELNDSTNGKNWELGRNKFGKEINWLRCIHMEVAELIDSTPWKHWKNINSEPDMNNIHVELVDIWHFLMSYILQETNVPRAVSLVNTHCIYEASEDIDVKAMVKEAEKLSYISLAIETGNMPSFSGIERFIDQFFRCCKISGLSFTWLQKLYIGKNCLNKFRQDHGYKEGTYIKTWNGNEDNVVMVSLLEDMENVSFDELYSKLEENYPSN